One window of Flavobacteriales bacterium genomic DNA carries:
- a CDS encoding T9SS type A sorting domain-containing protein, whose translation MACVCIQKPADARLHILLPSSVARSTISIFDSQGALVLKQEVNSADKAIDVGALSPGLYLVRIETAGKSSSKFFVKE comes from the coding sequence TTGGCTTGCGTTTGTATCCAAAAACCGGCAGATGCTCGGCTCCATATACTGCTTCCCAGCTCTGTCGCACGCAGCACGATATCCATCTTCGACAGCCAAGGTGCGTTGGTGCTGAAGCAAGAAGTGAACAGCGCCGATAAGGCCATCGATGTAGGAGCACTCAGCCCGGGCCTGTACCTAGTACGGATTGAAACCGCAGGAAAGTCATCCAGCAAGTTCTTCGTGAAGGAGTAG
- a CDS encoding GIY-YIG nuclease family protein, translating to MAVCWVYALSSLQQPYIYVGLSGDLEDRIQRHQQGRERTTKPYRPFILLHSEVHPDRPSARIREKYLKSGQGKEFLKRLRDGASE from the coding sequence ATGGCAGTTTGCTGGGTTTATGCCCTTTCGAGCCTTCAACAACCGTATATCTACGTCGGTTTGAGCGGTGATCTTGAAGATCGCATCCAACGGCATCAACAAGGAAGGGAGCGGACGACGAAGCCTTATCGACCGTTCATCCTGCTGCATTCTGAAGTTCACCCGGATAGACCAAGTGCCCGGATCCGGGAAAAGTATTTGAAGAGCGGCCAAGGCAAAGAGTTTCTCAAGCGATTGCGTGATGGAGCTTCCGAGTGA
- a CDS encoding T9SS type A sorting domain-containing protein gives MHTTRYFLLSITVALVCAPFALQGQTLGAGNQFSVFLCAPAGLSASGSDYYGQLGNSTSGDHNLAVPVAMTDEVTMVSVQQAQTIVLGTDGTVWTWGQRVGTTDVFDSIPYHVPGLNNVVQVAMGFGHAAALRADSTVWVWGSGLFGQLGNGQMGPGTVTLAPIQVPGLAGVTAIATGGYHTLALLANGSIRSWGLNANGQLGDVTFENRSSPVNVVGPAATAVAGGNNHSLMLRANGSIWAWGGNGEGELGDGTNVDKSGPVPSLATSGFTSVKAGVFHSLALKDDGTAWAWGYNLYGRLGDGTQTNRLSPVQITALSNVVELCGGAGHSLARTGDGGIWAWGNNEWGQLSIGTNTNSWVPVRVQLDCGFAAITEPGEVQSLTVQPNPFRSSVVVYSPTFSRGGTFILYDACGRAVIPATHFAGAPLTVQRGVLPAGSYILQVHQADGSRQAVRLMAE, from the coding sequence ATGCATACTACACGGTATTTTCTTCTTTCGATCACGGTCGCCCTTGTTTGCGCACCTTTCGCCCTGCAGGGCCAAACCCTCGGCGCGGGCAACCAGTTCAGCGTATTCCTCTGTGCACCCGCGGGCCTCAGTGCCTCCGGTTCGGACTACTACGGGCAGCTCGGCAATAGCACCTCGGGGGACCATAACCTAGCGGTGCCGGTGGCCATGACGGATGAAGTGACTATGGTGAGCGTGCAACAGGCACAGACCATCGTGCTGGGTACCGATGGCACGGTGTGGACCTGGGGCCAGCGCGTGGGCACGACCGATGTGTTTGACAGCATTCCCTACCATGTGCCCGGATTGAACAACGTGGTCCAGGTGGCCATGGGTTTCGGACACGCGGCGGCCCTGCGGGCTGATAGCACGGTATGGGTCTGGGGCAGCGGCCTCTTCGGTCAGTTGGGCAACGGACAGATGGGGCCGGGCACGGTGACCTTGGCGCCCATACAGGTCCCGGGCCTTGCGGGGGTTACCGCCATCGCCACCGGGGGCTACCATACCCTCGCACTGCTGGCTAATGGGAGTATCCGCTCCTGGGGCCTGAACGCGAACGGGCAATTGGGCGATGTGACCTTCGAGAACCGGTCCAGTCCGGTGAACGTGGTAGGCCCCGCTGCCACGGCCGTGGCCGGAGGCAACAATCATTCGTTGATGTTGCGCGCCAACGGGAGCATCTGGGCCTGGGGTGGCAACGGCGAGGGTGAATTGGGCGACGGCACCAACGTGGACAAGTCCGGCCCGGTACCCTCCTTGGCCACCAGCGGTTTCACGAGCGTGAAAGCTGGCGTGTTCCATTCCTTGGCGCTGAAGGACGATGGTACCGCATGGGCTTGGGGGTACAACCTCTACGGCCGCTTGGGCGATGGCACCCAGACGAACCGGTTGAGCCCTGTGCAGATCACCGCGCTCAGCAATGTGGTGGAGCTCTGCGGCGGTGCCGGGCACAGCCTTGCCCGCACCGGGGATGGCGGGATCTGGGCCTGGGGGAACAACGAATGGGGCCAGCTCTCGATCGGGACGAACACGAACTCATGGGTGCCGGTAAGGGTCCAATTGGATTGCGGCTTTGCCGCGATCACAGAGCCGGGTGAAGTGCAGTCCTTGACGGTTCAGCCGAATCCGTTCCGTTCCAGTGTGGTGGTGTATTCGCCCACGTTCTCCAGGGGAGGCACGTTCATCCTGTATGATGCCTGCGGAAGAGCGGTGATCCCAGCTACACACTTCGCTGGCGCCCCGCTTACGGTTCAACGCGGTGTGCTACCGGCGGGATCCTATATCCTGCAAGTGCATCAAGCTGATGGCAGCCGGCAGGCCGTGCGGCTGATGGCGGAGTAG
- a CDS encoding DUF3109 family protein — protein MIEHRGTLLSEELFEKRFVCNLDACKGACCEVGDSGAPLEPDEAKLIEKHYAAIEPYMTQRGKKAVKDQGATSVVDIDGELVTPIVQEYAECVYAKKDGKGIWMCGIEQAFNDGKIAFNKPKSCHLYPIRISKLKYHDALNYHQWDICSPACELGAKLGVPVFRFLKGSLTRVYGADWYDELEVIYEEWLKQQSSPQSHGEHREM, from the coding sequence ATGATCGAACACCGCGGCACCCTCCTAAGCGAAGAACTCTTCGAGAAGCGCTTCGTCTGCAACCTCGATGCTTGCAAAGGCGCGTGCTGCGAGGTGGGCGATAGCGGCGCGCCATTGGAACCCGACGAGGCCAAGCTGATCGAGAAGCACTACGCCGCCATCGAGCCGTACATGACCCAGCGCGGCAAGAAGGCCGTGAAGGACCAAGGCGCTACCAGCGTGGTGGACATCGATGGTGAGCTGGTCACGCCGATCGTGCAGGAGTACGCCGAATGCGTGTACGCGAAGAAGGACGGCAAAGGCATTTGGATGTGCGGCATCGAGCAAGCGTTCAATGACGGCAAGATCGCCTTCAACAAACCGAAGAGCTGCCACCTGTACCCCATCCGCATTTCGAAGTTGAAGTACCACGATGCGCTCAACTATCACCAGTGGGACATCTGCTCCCCGGCCTGTGAGCTGGGCGCTAAACTGGGTGTTCCAGTGTTCCGCTTTCTGAAGGGATCGCTGACGCGGGTTTATGGTGCGGACTGGTACGATGAGCTGGAGGTGATCTATGAGGAGTGGCTGAAGCAACAGAGTTCACCACAGAGCCACGGAGAGCACAGAGAGATGTGA
- a CDS encoding PIN domain-containing protein, whose translation MTAERLLADTNALIHQLGGDQRVGDLLKDKKVHISFVTQIELLSWPGYTAKERAVVAEQIQEFIIMDATERVKMIAIDLRIRHKLKLADALIAATAIA comes from the coding sequence ATGACCGCTGAGCGCCTGCTTGCGGACACCAACGCACTCATCCATCAATTAGGCGGAGACCAGCGCGTGGGAGACTTGTTGAAAGACAAAAAGGTCCATATCTCATTCGTTACGCAGATCGAATTGCTCAGTTGGCCCGGCTATACGGCAAAGGAGCGAGCTGTGGTGGCGGAACAGATCCAAGAGTTCATCATCATGGATGCGACCGAACGGGTGAAGATGATCGCCATTGACCTTCGGATAAGACACAAGCTGAAACTCGCCGATGCCTTGATCGCCGCCACGGCCATCGCCTGA
- a CDS encoding WYL domain-containing protein, with amino-acid sequence MSYRGKVKRYLLILERLHRPANFSELESLLEEEGFHLSQRTLQRDLADLRDEFGIEVPYDHSTKTYAVEDQTDLQDVMPLLQRAQLLELVRDGKTLKELRQYVRFEELGRLQGIHHLGSLLQAIRARHEVKITHRKFQGDRSKEHLIRPHQLKEYRGRWYVLGRSTKHAGPIALGLDRIEKLEATRTKFTRNNDAVADFYETVIGVDTSPGKPELIRLRFNPVQARYVKALPIHHSQQVESEDKDGVVFSVYVMANTELRQMLMGWGDLVQVLEPKYLAKEIRDAHRNAAKQYGKK; translated from the coding sequence ATGTCCTACCGTGGTAAAGTCAAGCGCTATCTCCTCATCCTAGAACGTCTGCATCGGCCTGCCAACTTCAGCGAGCTGGAGTCCTTACTGGAAGAGGAAGGGTTCCACTTGAGCCAACGCACCCTTCAGCGCGACCTCGCGGACCTGCGTGACGAGTTCGGTATCGAAGTACCCTACGACCACAGCACGAAGACCTATGCCGTAGAGGACCAGACCGATCTGCAAGACGTGATGCCGCTTTTGCAACGCGCGCAACTGCTGGAGCTGGTGCGTGATGGCAAGACATTGAAGGAGCTTCGTCAATATGTCCGTTTCGAGGAGCTGGGGCGGCTTCAGGGCATTCATCACTTGGGATCATTGCTGCAAGCGATACGTGCGCGCCATGAGGTGAAGATCACCCACCGCAAATTCCAAGGTGATCGGAGCAAAGAGCATCTCATCCGGCCGCATCAGTTGAAGGAATACCGCGGCCGCTGGTACGTATTGGGCCGCTCCACGAAGCATGCCGGACCTATCGCGCTGGGCCTGGACCGGATCGAGAAGCTGGAAGCCACACGCACCAAGTTCACCCGCAACAATGATGCAGTGGCCGATTTTTATGAGACTGTGATCGGCGTGGACACGAGTCCCGGCAAGCCCGAACTGATCCGGCTACGCTTCAACCCTGTGCAGGCGCGCTATGTGAAGGCCTTGCCGATCCACCACTCGCAACAGGTGGAAAGTGAGGACAAGGACGGCGTTGTCTTTTCGGTGTACGTGATGGCCAACACTGAACTGCGACAGATGCTGATGGGTTGGGGCGATCTGGTGCAAGTGCTGGAGCCGAAGTATCTCGCTAAGGAGATTCGCGACGCCCACAGGAATGCCGCTAAGCAATACGGGAAAAAGTAA
- a CDS encoding glycine--tRNA ligase has translation MSNQEDRLKTLIGHAKEYGFVFQSSEIYDGLSATYDYGPYGVELKNNIRRYWWEAMTKLNENIVGLDAAIFMHPLTWKASGHVDAFNDPLIDNKDSKKRYRADVLLEDHIAKYEDKIAKEVEKGRKRFAEGFDEGQFRATNPNVKRSQDRIDAVEGRMKEALNSGDLEALRQLIIDEEIKCPVSGTANWTEVRQFNLMFATELGSVSGESSTIYLRPETAQGIFVNYLNVQRSARMKIPFGIAQTGKAFRNEIVARQFVFRMREFEQMEMQFFVKPGTEMEWYETWKAKRIAWHKALGMPEENYRFHDHIKLAHYANAACDIEFLFPMGYKELEGIHSRTDFDLKQHEEFSGKKLRYFDTETNESYIPYVVETSIGLDRMFLAVLSAAYEEEKLESGEDRTVLRIPAPLAPVKVAVLPLIKKDGLPEKARAIIDMLKLDHNCQYDEKDSIGKRYRRQDAIGTPYCITVDHDSLTDDKVTIRDRDTMQQERVAISELGRLVSGKVDMRGLLRKL, from the coding sequence ATGAGCAATCAAGAAGACCGCCTAAAAACCCTTATCGGCCACGCCAAGGAATACGGGTTCGTGTTCCAAAGCAGTGAGATCTACGACGGCCTCAGCGCCACGTACGACTACGGCCCCTACGGCGTCGAGTTGAAGAACAACATCCGCCGCTATTGGTGGGAGGCCATGACCAAGCTCAACGAGAACATCGTGGGCCTGGACGCCGCCATCTTCATGCACCCGCTCACGTGGAAGGCCAGCGGACACGTGGACGCTTTCAACGATCCCTTGATCGACAACAAGGACAGCAAGAAGCGTTACCGTGCCGACGTGCTGCTGGAGGACCACATCGCCAAGTACGAGGACAAGATCGCCAAGGAGGTGGAGAAGGGCCGCAAGCGCTTCGCCGAAGGTTTTGACGAAGGGCAGTTCCGCGCCACCAACCCCAACGTGAAGCGCAGCCAGGACCGCATCGACGCGGTGGAAGGCCGCATGAAGGAAGCCTTGAATTCCGGCGACCTCGAAGCCTTGCGCCAGCTCATCATCGACGAGGAGATCAAGTGCCCCGTGAGCGGCACTGCCAACTGGACCGAGGTGCGCCAGTTCAACCTGATGTTCGCCACCGAGCTCGGCAGCGTGAGCGGCGAAAGCAGCACCATCTACCTCCGCCCCGAAACGGCACAGGGCATCTTCGTGAACTACCTCAACGTGCAGAGGAGCGCGCGGATGAAGATCCCCTTCGGCATCGCGCAGACGGGCAAGGCGTTCCGGAATGAGATCGTCGCGCGCCAGTTCGTGTTCCGCATGCGCGAATTCGAGCAGATGGAGATGCAATTCTTCGTGAAGCCCGGCACCGAAATGGAATGGTACGAGACGTGGAAAGCGAAACGCATCGCTTGGCACAAAGCGCTGGGCATGCCGGAAGAGAACTACCGCTTCCACGACCACATCAAACTGGCGCATTACGCCAACGCCGCCTGCGACATCGAGTTCCTTTTCCCCATGGGCTACAAGGAGCTCGAGGGCATTCACAGCCGCACGGACTTTGACCTGAAACAGCACGAGGAATTCAGCGGCAAGAAGCTGCGCTACTTCGATACCGAGACCAACGAGAGCTACATTCCTTACGTGGTGGAAACCTCCATCGGCCTGGACCGCATGTTCTTAGCCGTGCTGAGCGCGGCCTACGAAGAGGAGAAGCTGGAGAGCGGCGAGGACCGCACCGTGCTGCGTATCCCTGCGCCGCTGGCACCGGTGAAGGTCGCCGTGCTGCCGCTGATCAAGAAGGACGGCCTGCCGGAGAAGGCACGCGCCATCATCGACATGCTGAAGCTGGACCATAACTGCCAGTACGACGAGAAAGACAGCATCGGCAAGCGCTACCGCCGCCAGGATGCCATCGGCACGCCCTACTGCATCACCGTGGACCACGATTCCCTAACCGACGACAAAGTCACCATCCGCGACCGCGACACCATGCAGCAGGAGCGCGTGGCGATCAGCGAGCTGGGGCGCCTCGTGAGCGGGAAGGTGGACATGCGCGGGCTGCTGCGGAAGCTGTAG
- a CDS encoding dCMP deaminase family protein, which translates to MQKDSLTYADPAKQARYDGAYMKMALEWAKLSHCKRKQVGAILVKDGMIISDGYNGTPTGFPNDCEDVQGATHWYVLHAEANAIMKVARSTNNAREATLYLTHSPCKDCSKLILQAGIKRLVYLDAYKDTSGLDLLEKGGVLIQRIQGT; encoded by the coding sequence ATGCAAAAGGATTCCTTGACCTACGCGGACCCCGCCAAGCAGGCGCGCTACGACGGGGCTTATATGAAAATGGCCTTGGAATGGGCCAAACTCAGCCATTGCAAGAGGAAGCAGGTCGGCGCCATCCTCGTGAAGGACGGCATGATCATCAGCGACGGCTACAACGGCACGCCCACCGGCTTCCCCAACGATTGTGAAGACGTGCAAGGCGCCACGCATTGGTACGTTCTTCACGCCGAAGCCAACGCGATCATGAAAGTGGCCCGAAGCACCAACAACGCCCGTGAGGCAACCCTGTACCTCACCCACTCCCCCTGCAAGGATTGCAGCAAGCTCATCCTGCAAGCGGGCATCAAGCGCTTGGTCTATCTCGATGCCTACAAGGACACCTCCGGTCTCGACCTGCTCGAAAAGGGCGGCGTGCTCATCCAACGGATCCAAGGAACGTGA
- a CDS encoding AAA family ATPase has protein sequence MKPATSSYPVNFTDRQTRLHGLKRTLASTHFGIDSEIERLLGAFAPWYLFSESQSRPRTIGLWGMTGTGKSSLVRELVKHLGLDDRTYWLDAGECRSNNWLGEMFSRVAQDLSGAPFIVVVDEFQHARTIKGGSEQIEPNALRTFWEMMDSGRIITWSDIWSHHLLALYDLHDRLRIAFNAGVTVCKGKVVDKPEVFKKLVAHHYHIDRKSTDRWAVPLGELDTLQGLHPTPKPTMSELQQKLSSLDGPGILSWLLEVSQLSRGPKIVDASKALVIILGNLDELYDTGREPLAELDPDVLLQRHRDIGTGGVHNALLKLFRIEQVARMGADHVVFPPIGQATVDAMARNGSASLAAALSKQCGKKITVDDALVQAIRDSSTIAVMGARPVVAAVHRLLPSLLSEALSSPEMDKARTIKLALRNARAVALHTRKGQEQIVQLSWPSAKTAGPLPADLLQHAVHEIGHLLCGALLCGMRPLQVCAYTNDPEVGGFVVWDRPRSIVFRREEVVPRLAVMLGGWAAETLRYGPEGTSTGCEGDLQKATGFALELIKQQGFGTDRLRHAENPARSTEGFLTTTDEVEAQARQWIEAAEAMALDTLSENAALIDEWVERLTAKGSLGMKELEALLQREAEAHTLNAVQFEEA, from the coding sequence ATGAAACCCGCAACCTCCTCCTATCCGGTCAACTTCACAGACCGCCAAACCCGCCTTCACGGCCTGAAGAGAACACTCGCTTCCACCCACTTCGGTATCGATAGCGAGATCGAACGGCTCTTGGGCGCCTTCGCACCGTGGTACCTGTTCTCTGAGTCACAATCACGACCGCGCACCATCGGCCTTTGGGGCATGACGGGCACGGGAAAGAGCAGCTTGGTGCGCGAACTCGTAAAACACCTTGGGCTGGACGACCGCACCTATTGGCTCGATGCGGGTGAATGCCGCAGCAATAACTGGTTAGGCGAGATGTTCAGCCGGGTTGCGCAAGACCTGAGCGGCGCGCCTTTCATCGTGGTCGTGGACGAGTTCCAACATGCCCGCACGATCAAGGGCGGCAGTGAGCAGATCGAACCAAACGCACTGCGGACCTTTTGGGAGATGATGGACTCGGGGCGCATCATCACATGGTCGGATATCTGGTCACATCACCTGTTGGCACTTTATGACCTGCATGACCGGCTCCGGATAGCTTTCAATGCCGGTGTCACAGTATGCAAAGGCAAGGTGGTGGACAAGCCCGAAGTGTTCAAGAAGCTCGTGGCTCACCACTATCACATTGACCGAAAGAGCACGGATCGTTGGGCCGTACCCTTGGGGGAATTGGACACTTTGCAAGGGCTACATCCAACACCCAAGCCCACCATGAGCGAACTCCAGCAGAAATTGAGCTCGCTCGATGGGCCGGGGATATTGAGCTGGTTGTTGGAGGTGAGCCAATTAAGTAGGGGACCCAAGATCGTGGATGCCAGCAAAGCCTTGGTGATCATACTGGGCAACTTGGACGAGCTCTACGACACAGGTCGTGAACCCCTTGCGGAACTGGATCCGGACGTGCTGCTGCAACGGCACCGCGACATCGGCACGGGTGGCGTTCATAATGCGCTGTTGAAGCTCTTCCGGATCGAACAAGTAGCGCGCATGGGTGCGGACCATGTGGTGTTCCCGCCGATCGGACAGGCCACCGTGGATGCCATGGCACGCAACGGTTCGGCATCGCTCGCGGCTGCGCTTTCCAAACAATGCGGCAAGAAGATCACCGTGGACGACGCGCTCGTGCAGGCCATCCGCGACAGCTCCACCATTGCGGTGATGGGCGCGCGCCCCGTGGTGGCGGCGGTCCATCGACTGTTGCCCAGCCTGCTTTCAGAAGCATTGAGCAGTCCGGAAATGGATAAGGCGCGCACCATCAAACTGGCCTTGCGCAATGCCCGGGCCGTGGCACTTCACACAAGAAAAGGACAAGAACAGATCGTTCAACTTTCGTGGCCATCGGCGAAAACCGCCGGGCCTTTGCCTGCCGACCTGCTGCAACACGCCGTGCATGAGATCGGGCACCTGCTGTGCGGGGCGCTACTCTGCGGCATGCGTCCGTTGCAGGTGTGCGCATACACGAACGACCCGGAGGTCGGCGGCTTCGTAGTGTGGGACCGCCCGCGGTCGATCGTGTTCCGTCGTGAAGAAGTGGTCCCGCGCTTGGCGGTTATGCTGGGTGGATGGGCTGCGGAAACATTGCGCTACGGACCCGAAGGCACCTCAACCGGTTGCGAGGGCGACTTGCAGAAAGCCACCGGATTTGCCCTGGAGCTGATCAAGCAACAAGGTTTTGGTACGGACCGGCTCCGACATGCGGAAAACCCAGCACGATCCACGGAAGGATTCCTCACTACCACCGATGAAGTGGAAGCACAAGCCCGCCAATGGATCGAAGCCGCCGAGGCGATGGCCTTGGATACGCTCAGCGAAAACGCGGCCTTAATTGATGAATGGGTGGAACGCTTAACCGCCAAAGGTTCACTGGGGATGAAGGAACTGGAAGCGCTTTTACAGCGTGAAGCGGAAGCGCATACCTTGAACGCCGTTCAATTTGAAGAAGCATGA